A region of Columba livia isolate bColLiv1 breed racing homer unplaced genomic scaffold, bColLiv1.pat.W.v2 Scaffold_82, whole genome shotgun sequence DNA encodes the following proteins:
- the LOC102087416 gene encoding alpha-2-macroglobulin-like protein 1 isoform X3, translating to MQDPKGNRIAQWLNVIPVGGIVDLSFPLAAEAPVGEYTIKMPDRTHTFRVEEYVLPKFNVSIQMPQVVTILEENFRLHVCGMYTYGKPVHGIVKAVVCRKHIRYNRKSSKAKHSICKDYTGETNKDGCFGTEVNIQIYHQKHGDNYDFNLEAVAFLKESGTGVEFNATENCKVTFDITTLQFWGTSYYYQQGAPYYGNLELKSANGTHVKNKEVILTVSHGSRKQIKTYFIDDTGMASFTLDTSAWDNSSKVLLQAKTQPEDLRGRNVRVSYGTASLTLRAFYSSSRSSVKIQPVRAMLPCGDVQQVTVQYHILATELGDGAARADFYHLVLARGSLVHHGQTTVLLDPSLGQYNGAFNVSLPIDLISPMATIFVYIAFPEGQVAADIFSLKVSKCFRNHVKLGFSGRVALPGSTVHLHLQAARGSLCSIHAVDQSVLLLRPEAELSRDSVYNMFSYSQEHPSTLTDSYSDYCTNHESPGIIGSSQTTLPPGSMSPFTYNRYSYAVSQPDVYELLKNSGLTFLTNLKIKSPIECRTQTTFYYDYMSYGELADLDNLDPETDAAVEHAESEHVELASEAGPIRTWFPETFIWTLVPINDSGTAELAATVPDSITDWKAMTFCISERHGLGISEITGLQSFKPFFMEPTLPYSIFRGESFPLKVKVFSYMKQCMVLQLSLMDSRDFEFMHANTRFTACLCPDSAKTFFWDVKATKLGKVNFTVTAEVTEQEDVCTESTAVVPESGGKDTVVKHLLVKPSPHQAEGLLEEKTHTSLLCPKGTSASETITFTMPENVVLGSERAHISFLGDILGTALDNIHELLQMPSGCGEQNMVHFAPNVFITRYLEETGQLTPEIKQKAIGYLQSGYQRQLLYKHTDGSYSAFGEGSEPGNTWLTALVLKTFSQAQDFIHIDEQNIRDAASALIKSQTPSGCFKSVGKLFNNGLMGAVEEGLGMSSVIITALIHSGMPRSDPVVWKALKCIRNLVNADTGSSNLYSLALAANAFAVAGDKALRQKILKRLDEMATISDDQIFWSQQSKQEQDSLYWYRAPSVDVELTSSILMAHLSKSTLSSDEIRKVSQIVSWLIKQQNPYGGFASTQDTVVALEALALYASKTFNKDGPNLQASLSSEGFSQNIRVNNTNRLLLQTVELPTIPQVYRVHVQGQGCLFLQAILRYHIPPSRSDITFAMSLQTECTAPNASQFSVTIHARYTGNRVSTNMVLIQVELLSGYSPVAGSLEELKKMPLVKKVESEADRVILYLEEMTRQPHTYTLLVQQDMQVMDHKPANIKVYDYYMPEETTVMSYSAPCE from the exons ATGCAGGACCCCAAAGGGAACCGAATTGCACAGTGGCTAAATGTTATACCTGTGGGAGGCATTGTGGATCTGTCCTTCCCTTTGGCTGCAGAAGCACCAGTTGGAGAGTACACCATCAAGATGCCTGACCGCACACATACCTTCAGGGTAGAGGAGTATG TACTGCCCAAGTTCAATGTCTCCATTCAGATGCCCCAGGTGGTCACCATCTTGGAGGAGAACTTTCGTCTCCACGTCTGTGGCAT GTACACATATGGGAAACCAGTCCATGGTATTGTGAAGGCTGTGGTGTGCCGTAAACATATCCGCTATAATCGGAAGTCTTCCAAAGCCAAGCACAGTATTTGTAAGGATTACACTGGCGAG ACAAACAAGGATGGCTGCTTTGGTACTGAGGTGAATATTCAAATCTACCACCAGAAGCACGGTGACAATTATGATTTCAACCTGGAAGCTGTGGCTTTTCTGAAAGAAAGTGGAACAG GAGTGGAGTTCAACGCCACTGAAAACTGCAAGGTTACTTTTGATATCACAACTCTCCAATTCTGGGGTACAAGCTACTACTATCAGCAAGGAGCTCCCTACTATGGAAAT CTGGAACTCAAAAGTGCTAATGGGACACACGTGAAGAACAAGGAAGTGATTCTTACAGTGTCCCACGGTAGCAGGAAGCAGATCAAGACCTACTTCATAGATGACACTGGGATGGCATCTTTCACCTTAGACACGTCAGCATGGGACAACAGCAGTAAAGTTCTACTACAG GCAAAGACCCAGCCGGAGGACTTAAGAGGTCGAAATGTGAGGGTGTCTTATGGCACTGCATCCCTCACACTAAGGGCCTTCTACTCTTCCAGCCGCAGCTCTGTGAAGATCCAGCCAGTGCGGGCAATGCTGCCCTGTGGGGACGTGCAGCAGGTCACTGTGCAGTATCACATCCTAGCCACAGAGCTGGGGGATGGGGCTGCCAGAGCAGACTTCTACCACCTG GTTTTGGCCAGAGGATCCCTTGTACATCATGGCCAAACAACAGTACTTCTTGATCCATCATTAG gtCAGTATAATGGGGCTTTCAATGTCAGTCTGCCCATTGACCTCATTTCGCCCATGGCTACCATCTTTGTCTACATTGCTTTCCCTGAAGGACAAGTGGCAGCGGACATCTTCAGTCTGAAAGTCTCCAAGTGCTTCAGGAACCAT GTGAAGCTTGGCTTCTCAGGCAGAGTGGCTCTCCCAGGATCGACTGTCCATCTCCATTTGCAGGCTGCACGAGGCTCCTTATGTAGTATCCATGCTGTAGACCAGAGTGTCCTTCTCCTGAGGCCAGAGGCTGAGCTATCCAGAGATAGC GTGTACAATATGTTCAGCTATTCTCAGGagcaccccagcaccctcaCAGACTCTTACAGTGACTACTGCACTAACCACGAGAGCCCAGGAATCATTGGTTCCTCTCAGACCACCCTTCCACCAGGATCAATGTCACCATTCACGTACAACAGATACTCTTACGCAGTGTCACAACCAGATGTCTATGAACTTCTGAAG AATTCAGGTCTAACATTTTTAACCAACCTTAAAATCAAGTCTCCAATTGAATGCCGCACCCAGACCACCTTCTACTATGACTACATGT CTTATGGAGAGCTGGCAGACTTGGACAACTTGGACCCAGAAACAGATGCTGCTGTTGAACATGCTGAGTCAGAGCACGTTGAGCTGGCTAGCGAGGCAGGGCCAATACGTACCTGGTTTCCAGAAACATTCATCTGGACTCTGGTTCCCATCAA TGATTCAGGGACTGCTGAGCTAGCTGCCACAGTACCTGACAGTATAACAGACTGGAAAGCCATGACTTTCTGCATCTCAGAGAGACATGGGTTGGGAATCTCAGAGATCACCGGCCTGCAGAGCTTCAAACCCTTCTTCATGGAACCCACCTTGCCCTATTCCATCTTCCGAGGGGAGTCGTTTCCCCTGAAAGTCAAAGTTTTCAGCTACATGAAACAGTGCATGGTG CTCCAGCTTAGCCTAATGGACTCCAGGGATTTTGAATTTATGCATGCAAATACCAGGTTCACTGCTTGTCTGTGTCCTGATTCAGCAAAAACATTCTTTTGGGATGTGAAGGCTACAAAATTAG GGAAGGTGAATTTCACTGTCACTGCTGAGGTGACGGAACAGGAAGATGTTTGCACTGAGAGTACAGCTGTTGTGCCAGAGTCTGGAGGGAAGGACACAGTGGTTAAACACCTGCTGGTGAAG CCTTCTCCTCACCAGGCAGAGGGGCTACTGGAGGAAAAGACACACACCTCACTCCTGTGCCCTAAAG GAACTTCAGCTTCAGAGACAATCACATTCACTATGCCAGAGAACGTGGTCCTTGGGTCGGAGAGAGCCCACATCTCTTTCTTAG GTGACATTTTGGGAACAGCACTGGACAACATACATGAGCTCCTCCAGATGCCCAGTGGCTGTGGTGAGCAGAACATGGTTCATTTTGCCCCTAATGTCTTTATCACACGATACCTTGAAGAAACAGGACAACTCACTCCAGAAATCAAACAGAAGGCAATTGGCTATCTGCAAAGTG GATATCAGCGGCAACTCCTGTACAAGCACACAGACGGTTCATACAGTGCCTTTGGGGAAGGAAGTGAGCCAGGGAACACATG GCTAACTGCCCTTGTCCTCAAGACCTTCAGCCAAGCCCAGGACTTCATCCACATAGATGAGCAGAATATAAGGGATGCTGCCAGTGCCCTGATTAAAAGTCAGACTCCATCTGGCTGCTTCAAGAGTGTGGGGAAGCTCTTCAACAATGGTCTGATG GGTGCAGTGGAAGAGGGACTGGGGATGAGCTCTGTGATCATCACAGCTCTCATACACTCAGGGATGCCACGCTCC GACCCAGTTGTATGGAAAGCTCTGAAATGTATAAGGAACCTGGTCAATGCTGATACTGGCAGCTCCAACCTCTACAGCCTGGCATTAGCCGCAAACGCCTTTGCAGTAGCAGGTGATAAGGCACTCAGGCAGAAAATCCTCAAACGATTGGATGAGATGGCCACAATATCAG ATGACCAAATATTCTGGAGTCAACAGTCCAAACAGGAACAAGACTCCCTATATTGGTATCGGGCTCCATCTGTTGATGTGGAATTGACATCTAGTATCCTCATGGCTCACCTTTCAAAGTCAACTTTGTCTTCAGATGAAATCAGAAAGGTGTCTCAGATTGTGTCTTGGCTCATCAAGCAGCAAAACCCTTATGGAGGCTTTGCTTCAACTCAG GACACAGTGGTTGCCCTGGAAGCCCTAGCCCTGTATGCAAGCAAGACCTTCAACAAGGATGGACCTAATCTCCAggcttctctctcctctgagGGTTTCAGCCAAAACATCCGAGTAAACAACACCAATCGCCTCCTACTGCAGACAGTGGAGCTGCCAACCATTCCTCAAGTTTATAGAGTGCATGTACAGGGCCAAGGGTGCCTCTTCCTGCAG GCCATTCTGCGGTACCACATCCCTCCATCAAGGAGTGACATCACCTTTGCCATGTCTTTGCAGACAGAATGCACTGCACCCAATGCCAGCCAGTTCTCTGTCACGATTCATGCTCG CTACACAGGGAACCGTGTGTCCACCAACATGGTCCTGATCCAAGTGGAGCTGCTGTCTGGATACAGTCCCGTGGCAGGTTCGTTGGAAGAG CTAAAGAAAATGCCTTTAGTGAAGAAAGTTGAAAGTGAAGCTGACCGTGTCATTCTCTACCTGGAGGAA
- the LOC102087416 gene encoding alpha-2-macroglobulin-like protein 1 isoform X4, whose protein sequence is MPDRTHTFRVEEYVLPKFNVSIQMPQVVTILEENFRLHVCGMYTYGKPVHGIVKAVVCRKHIRYNRKSSKAKHSICKDYTGETNKDGCFGTEVNIQIYHQKHGDNYDFNLEAVAFLKESGTGVEFNATENCKVTFDITTLQFWGTSYYYQQGAPYYGNLELKSANGTHVKNKEVILTVSHGSRKQIKTYFIDDTGMASFTLDTSAWDNSSKVLLQAKTQPEDLRGRNVRVSYGTASLTLRAFYSSSRSSVKIQPVRAMLPCGDVQQVTVQYHILATELGDGAARADFYHLVLARGSLVHHGQTTVLLDPSLGQYNGAFNVSLPIDLISPMATIFVYIAFPEGQVAADIFSLKVSKCFRNHVKLGFSGRVALPGSTVHLHLQAARGSLCSIHAVDQSVLLLRPEAELSRDSVYNMFSYSQEHPSTLTDSYSDYCTNHESPGIIGSSQTTLPPGSMSPFTYNRYSYAVSQPDVYELLKNSGLTFLTNLKIKSPIECRTQTTFYYDYMSYGELADLDNLDPETDAAVEHAESEHVELASEAGPIRTWFPETFIWTLVPINDSGTAELAATVPDSITDWKAMTFCISERHGLGISEITGLQSFKPFFMEPTLPYSIFRGESFPLKVKVFSYMKQCMVLQLSLMDSRDFEFMHANTRFTACLCPDSAKTFFWDVKATKLGKVNFTVTAEVTEQEDVCTESTAVVPESGGKDTVVKHLLVKPSPHQAEGLLEEKTHTSLLCPKGTSASETITFTMPENVVLGSERAHISFLGDILGTALDNIHELLQMPSGCGEQNMVHFAPNVFITRYLEETGQLTPEIKQKAIGYLQSGYQRQLLYKHTDGSYSAFGEGSEPGNTWLTALVLKTFSQAQDFIHIDEQNIRDAASALIKSQTPSGCFKSVGKLFNNGLMGAVEEGLGMSSVIITALIHSGMPRSDPVVWKALKCIRNLVNADTGSSNLYSLALAANAFAVAGDKALRQKILKRLDEMATISDDQIFWSQQSKQEQDSLYWYRAPSVDVELTSSILMAHLSKSTLSSDEIRKVSQIVSWLIKQQNPYGGFASTQDTVVALEALALYASKTFNKDGPNLQASLSSEGFSQNIRVNNTNRLLLQTVELPTIPQVYRVHVQGQGCLFLQAILRYHIPPSRSDITFAMSLQTECTAPNASQFSVTIHARYTGNRVSTNMVLIQVELLSGYSPVAGSLEELKKMPLVKKVESEADRVILYLEEMTRQPHTYTLLVQQDMQVMDHKPANIKVYDYYMPEETTVMSYSAPCE, encoded by the exons ATGCCTGACCGCACACATACCTTCAGGGTAGAGGAGTATG TACTGCCCAAGTTCAATGTCTCCATTCAGATGCCCCAGGTGGTCACCATCTTGGAGGAGAACTTTCGTCTCCACGTCTGTGGCAT GTACACATATGGGAAACCAGTCCATGGTATTGTGAAGGCTGTGGTGTGCCGTAAACATATCCGCTATAATCGGAAGTCTTCCAAAGCCAAGCACAGTATTTGTAAGGATTACACTGGCGAG ACAAACAAGGATGGCTGCTTTGGTACTGAGGTGAATATTCAAATCTACCACCAGAAGCACGGTGACAATTATGATTTCAACCTGGAAGCTGTGGCTTTTCTGAAAGAAAGTGGAACAG GAGTGGAGTTCAACGCCACTGAAAACTGCAAGGTTACTTTTGATATCACAACTCTCCAATTCTGGGGTACAAGCTACTACTATCAGCAAGGAGCTCCCTACTATGGAAAT CTGGAACTCAAAAGTGCTAATGGGACACACGTGAAGAACAAGGAAGTGATTCTTACAGTGTCCCACGGTAGCAGGAAGCAGATCAAGACCTACTTCATAGATGACACTGGGATGGCATCTTTCACCTTAGACACGTCAGCATGGGACAACAGCAGTAAAGTTCTACTACAG GCAAAGACCCAGCCGGAGGACTTAAGAGGTCGAAATGTGAGGGTGTCTTATGGCACTGCATCCCTCACACTAAGGGCCTTCTACTCTTCCAGCCGCAGCTCTGTGAAGATCCAGCCAGTGCGGGCAATGCTGCCCTGTGGGGACGTGCAGCAGGTCACTGTGCAGTATCACATCCTAGCCACAGAGCTGGGGGATGGGGCTGCCAGAGCAGACTTCTACCACCTG GTTTTGGCCAGAGGATCCCTTGTACATCATGGCCAAACAACAGTACTTCTTGATCCATCATTAG gtCAGTATAATGGGGCTTTCAATGTCAGTCTGCCCATTGACCTCATTTCGCCCATGGCTACCATCTTTGTCTACATTGCTTTCCCTGAAGGACAAGTGGCAGCGGACATCTTCAGTCTGAAAGTCTCCAAGTGCTTCAGGAACCAT GTGAAGCTTGGCTTCTCAGGCAGAGTGGCTCTCCCAGGATCGACTGTCCATCTCCATTTGCAGGCTGCACGAGGCTCCTTATGTAGTATCCATGCTGTAGACCAGAGTGTCCTTCTCCTGAGGCCAGAGGCTGAGCTATCCAGAGATAGC GTGTACAATATGTTCAGCTATTCTCAGGagcaccccagcaccctcaCAGACTCTTACAGTGACTACTGCACTAACCACGAGAGCCCAGGAATCATTGGTTCCTCTCAGACCACCCTTCCACCAGGATCAATGTCACCATTCACGTACAACAGATACTCTTACGCAGTGTCACAACCAGATGTCTATGAACTTCTGAAG AATTCAGGTCTAACATTTTTAACCAACCTTAAAATCAAGTCTCCAATTGAATGCCGCACCCAGACCACCTTCTACTATGACTACATGT CTTATGGAGAGCTGGCAGACTTGGACAACTTGGACCCAGAAACAGATGCTGCTGTTGAACATGCTGAGTCAGAGCACGTTGAGCTGGCTAGCGAGGCAGGGCCAATACGTACCTGGTTTCCAGAAACATTCATCTGGACTCTGGTTCCCATCAA TGATTCAGGGACTGCTGAGCTAGCTGCCACAGTACCTGACAGTATAACAGACTGGAAAGCCATGACTTTCTGCATCTCAGAGAGACATGGGTTGGGAATCTCAGAGATCACCGGCCTGCAGAGCTTCAAACCCTTCTTCATGGAACCCACCTTGCCCTATTCCATCTTCCGAGGGGAGTCGTTTCCCCTGAAAGTCAAAGTTTTCAGCTACATGAAACAGTGCATGGTG CTCCAGCTTAGCCTAATGGACTCCAGGGATTTTGAATTTATGCATGCAAATACCAGGTTCACTGCTTGTCTGTGTCCTGATTCAGCAAAAACATTCTTTTGGGATGTGAAGGCTACAAAATTAG GGAAGGTGAATTTCACTGTCACTGCTGAGGTGACGGAACAGGAAGATGTTTGCACTGAGAGTACAGCTGTTGTGCCAGAGTCTGGAGGGAAGGACACAGTGGTTAAACACCTGCTGGTGAAG CCTTCTCCTCACCAGGCAGAGGGGCTACTGGAGGAAAAGACACACACCTCACTCCTGTGCCCTAAAG GAACTTCAGCTTCAGAGACAATCACATTCACTATGCCAGAGAACGTGGTCCTTGGGTCGGAGAGAGCCCACATCTCTTTCTTAG GTGACATTTTGGGAACAGCACTGGACAACATACATGAGCTCCTCCAGATGCCCAGTGGCTGTGGTGAGCAGAACATGGTTCATTTTGCCCCTAATGTCTTTATCACACGATACCTTGAAGAAACAGGACAACTCACTCCAGAAATCAAACAGAAGGCAATTGGCTATCTGCAAAGTG GATATCAGCGGCAACTCCTGTACAAGCACACAGACGGTTCATACAGTGCCTTTGGGGAAGGAAGTGAGCCAGGGAACACATG GCTAACTGCCCTTGTCCTCAAGACCTTCAGCCAAGCCCAGGACTTCATCCACATAGATGAGCAGAATATAAGGGATGCTGCCAGTGCCCTGATTAAAAGTCAGACTCCATCTGGCTGCTTCAAGAGTGTGGGGAAGCTCTTCAACAATGGTCTGATG GGTGCAGTGGAAGAGGGACTGGGGATGAGCTCTGTGATCATCACAGCTCTCATACACTCAGGGATGCCACGCTCC GACCCAGTTGTATGGAAAGCTCTGAAATGTATAAGGAACCTGGTCAATGCTGATACTGGCAGCTCCAACCTCTACAGCCTGGCATTAGCCGCAAACGCCTTTGCAGTAGCAGGTGATAAGGCACTCAGGCAGAAAATCCTCAAACGATTGGATGAGATGGCCACAATATCAG ATGACCAAATATTCTGGAGTCAACAGTCCAAACAGGAACAAGACTCCCTATATTGGTATCGGGCTCCATCTGTTGATGTGGAATTGACATCTAGTATCCTCATGGCTCACCTTTCAAAGTCAACTTTGTCTTCAGATGAAATCAGAAAGGTGTCTCAGATTGTGTCTTGGCTCATCAAGCAGCAAAACCCTTATGGAGGCTTTGCTTCAACTCAG GACACAGTGGTTGCCCTGGAAGCCCTAGCCCTGTATGCAAGCAAGACCTTCAACAAGGATGGACCTAATCTCCAggcttctctctcctctgagGGTTTCAGCCAAAACATCCGAGTAAACAACACCAATCGCCTCCTACTGCAGACAGTGGAGCTGCCAACCATTCCTCAAGTTTATAGAGTGCATGTACAGGGCCAAGGGTGCCTCTTCCTGCAG GCCATTCTGCGGTACCACATCCCTCCATCAAGGAGTGACATCACCTTTGCCATGTCTTTGCAGACAGAATGCACTGCACCCAATGCCAGCCAGTTCTCTGTCACGATTCATGCTCG CTACACAGGGAACCGTGTGTCCACCAACATGGTCCTGATCCAAGTGGAGCTGCTGTCTGGATACAGTCCCGTGGCAGGTTCGTTGGAAGAG CTAAAGAAAATGCCTTTAGTGAAGAAAGTTGAAAGTGAAGCTGACCGTGTCATTCTCTACCTGGAGGAA